One segment of Echeneis naucrates chromosome 15, fEcheNa1.1, whole genome shotgun sequence DNA contains the following:
- the LOC115055630 gene encoding uncharacterized protein LOC115055630: MEGRLWFFLLAVLNCALAEDKHVYVALNDTLVMKPRLSEQITTILWKHEGNLLAEWDNGNMEFFGDFKGRTNLDSKTGEVKIKSVTSAQSGLYTTEINNNVQKNRFKVSVIQKVPEPEIVVKPLACSKALDNCTLHCDKATGEYEPVTYEWKDDDGEWVAGTKEKLIKKDSHKIKTFSCKLKNPVSERVSGIFKNPFYYEFQHAAVITVIVILPFLIAGVILYLKRESIRNICANDTNRPKETAPTTENEQLDEAKSNSVI; this comes from the coding sequence ATGGAGGGACGTCTGTGGTTTTTCCTCCTCGCCGTGTTGAACTGTGCGCTGGCCGAAGACAAGCATGTGTACGTCGCGCTCAACGACACGCTGGTCATGAAGCCTCGTCTGTCTGAACAAATTACAACAATCCTCTGGAAGCACGAAGGGAACCTGCTGGCTGAGTGGGACAATGGAAATATGGAATTCTTCGGGGACTTTAAGGGGCGTACAAACCTGGATTCAAAAACTGGAGAAGTTAAAATCAAAAGCGTGACTTCTGCTCAGTCGGGGTTGTACACAACGGAGATCAACAACAATGTCCAAAAGAATCGATTCAAAGTCAGCGTGATCCAGAAAGTTCCCGAGCCTGAAATAGTGGTGAAACCCCTGGCCTGTTCCAAAGCCTTGGATAATTGCACCCTGCACTGTGATAAAGCCACTGGGGAGTATGAACCTGTCACCTACGAATGGAAGGACGACGATGGAGAGTGGGTAGCAGGGACGAAGGAAAAGCTCATCAAGAAGGACAGTCACAAGATCAAAACCTTCTCCTGCAAGCTAAAGAACCCAGTCAGTGAGCGAGTTAGTGGCATCTTTAAAAACCCGTTCTACTATGAGTTTCAACATGCCGCTGTTATTACTGTGATTGTGATTCTTCCATTTCTTATTGCTGGTGTGATATTGTATTTGAAGCGAGAATCAATCCGTAATATCTGTGCCAATGACACTAATCGCCCAAAAGAGACTGCTCCCACAACAGAGAATGAGCAACTCGACGAAGCCAAATCAAACTCTGTCATTTAG